The Mastomys coucha isolate ucsf_1 unplaced genomic scaffold, UCSF_Mcou_1 pScaffold14, whole genome shotgun sequence genome window below encodes:
- the Casp8ap2 gene encoding CASP8-associated protein 2 — protein sequence MAADDDNGDGTGLFDVCPASPLKNNDEGSLDIYAGLDNAVSDSTARSCVSFRNCLDLYEEILTEEGTAKEATYNDLQIEYGKCQQQMKDLMKRFEEIQTQNLNLKNENQSLKKNISALIKTARVEINRKDEEINHLHQRLSEFPHFRNNHKTARTKDSRSKSPHLDDCSKTDHGVKSDVQKDVHPNSSQPNLEKEGKSHSEAQNPLHLPTGTEKHCTNNVWSRSPYQVGQSNSTEDNRRGRNGIRHSQCSRGTDRTQKDLNSSCSEGEPRDKEANSRLQGNPEKHGGSEARAESKISEIKSSTGLGYKNEHSASSWDKETSRERLHTRVEPQNDKNVERQNERLQNTHRKELPSQDKAERKGDVKFKPSGEEQGHRGRVDRALPPHSKNDMKYYGFNKYHPEERRGRENCKRDRGMNSHGFQDRRCSSLSSNRNSKYPHSKEVSVAHQWENTPFKAERHRTEDRRKRERENKEESRHVKSDKKSPPEHLQRTHKDTKKSTADGKRQTEPKNSKGAVSNNELSKGTDNKECATKVENGQNEATGKDLKLSFMEKLNLTLSPAKKQPACQDNLHQITGVPKPSGMCDSRSLESTETVACLPSVSEHNREETKSELPEPKEALSATSQLRISIPENKMKEENRLFKSVENTVPCELLACGTEISFPAPVETEQARCLFQSKEVEETCGGARAAASVVKHVLPEHASEDFSQELGTKRHDGINSCDISEGVKTKVILPPKAAAASESHLEPLGEELSISLVNCSGDNNPKLEPSLEERSIVENKSCPLEPCLPKETFVPSLQKTELIDHKIETGESNSVYQDDDNSVLSIDFNNLRPIPEPISPLSSPVRPVSKVLSMESSCAIPLYSSSHKDEFPSSSTLSTFKSQSDLNKENEKPVPKFDRCSEAGSYKNLSLDELEEGEIRSDDEESVAQKRLEKNARPRASTEVQPGKSSPGRRRSTVHVHKDNGRTAAKLPRDRVTWRKRANESRPSNPERKSKTMSISSLEKILPLILAPSSVWEVMHMLRLLGKHVRKNYMKFKIKFSLTQFHRIIESAILSFTSLIKCLDLSKICKSVSSLQKSLCEVIESNLKQVKKNGIVDRLFEQQQTDMKKKLWKFVDEQLDYLFEKLKKILLKFCDSVNFENDNNEGKLGKKYKERTQHSNCQKKKMDNKEIRREKVLKSEKTVNFKSSLGCEKFEEKHQAQNKTNTGIVKHDVKRTFSTCTDNTKNSECKEQFLEMNCPNTTRPGKNEGNTEEETQAAQHAGTKSERSFEILTEQQASSLTFNLVSDAQMGEIFKSLLQGSDLLDTSGTEKAEWELKTPEKQLLESLKCESAPTCTTEELVSEGASLCPKVISDDNWSLLSSEKGPSLSSGLSLPVHPDVLDENCMFEVSSNIALGKDNVYSSEKSKPCISSILLEDLAVSLTVPSPLKSDGHLSFLKPEVLSTSTPEEVISAHFSEDALLEEEDASEQDIHLALESDNSSSKSSCSSWTSRSVASGFQYHPNLPMHAVIMEKSNDHFIVKIRRATPSTSPGLKHGMVAEESLTSLPRTKKEADLAAEKEPILFQSTVLKPVKDLENSDKNIDKSKPTHEEQNSILQTQVPDIYEFLKDASNKVVHCDQVVDGCFKLHQVWEPKVSENLQELPSMEKTPHSVDNHLHDTHIDLTKDPATETKSLGELMEVTVLNIDHLECSKTNLDQDAELTCSSLQPNTIDAFIDLTHDASRESKNEGSEPVLAVEDMGCQVICIDEDSHKEGKMERAKSPLDCIVEETCIDLTSESHGSCEIMTHTLKLESPSKLDCLELPETLGNGHKKRKNSPGENHSSQKKQRKDIDLSSENTQRLSPNSDRNSDTHRKQASKKRESGVNDTSLLSETNPEVKGSTAALATFPASLSAKNVIKKKGEIIVSWTRNDDREILLECQKRMPSLKTFTYLAVKLNKNPNQVSERFQQLKKLFEKSKCR from the exons ATGGCAGCAGATGATGACAATGGTGATGGAACGGGTTTGTTTGATGTCTGTCCTG CCTCTCCtcttaaaaataatgatgaagGCTCATTGGACATATATGCTGGGTTGGACAATGCTGTTTCTG acagtaCTGCTAGATCCTGTGTGTCATTCAGAAATTGTTTAGATTTGTATGAAGAGATCCTGACTGAAGAAGGAACTGCTAAGGAGGCAACATACAATGAT TTGCAGATAGAATATGGGAAATGTCAgcagcaaatgaaagatctgatGAAAAGGTTTGAGGAAATACAGACACAG AACTtgaacttaaaaaatgaaaaccagtcTCTTAAGAAGAATATCTCAGCACTTATCAAAACTGCCAGAGTGGAGATAAACCGTAAGGATGAAGAGATAAATCATCTTCACCAAAG ATTGTCTGAGTTTCCACATTTTCGAAATAACCATAAAACTGCAAGAACAAAAGATTCACGATCAAAATCTCCCCATTTGGATGATTGTTCAAAGACTGATCACGGAGTTAAAAGTGATGTTCAGAAAGATGTACATCCTAACTCTTCACAGCCAAActtggaaaaggaaggaaaatcgCATTCTGAAGCACAGAACCCTTTGCACTTGCCCACGGGTACTGAGAAACATTGTACCAACAATGTCTGGTCTCGCTCTCCTTACCAGGTTGGACAAAGTAACTCAACTGAGGATAATAGGAGAGGAAGGAATGGCATTAGACATAGCCAATGTAGCAGAGGAACTGATAGAACACAGAAAGACTTGAATAGCAGCTGTAGTGAAGGTGAGCCAAGGGACAAGGAGGCTAATTCCAGACTACAAGGAAACCCTGAGAAACATGGAGGCAGTGAAGCAAGGGCCGAGAGCAAAATTTCAGAGATTAAAAGTAGCACTGGTTTGGGATATAAAAACGAGCATAGTGCCTCTTCTTGGGATAAAGAGACTTCTAGAGAGAGGCTACACACTCGAGTGGAACCTCAGAATGACAAAAATGTAGAGAGACAAAATGAAAGattacaaaatacacacagaaaagagCTTCCATCTCAggacaaagcagaaagaaaaggtgATGTGAAGTTTAAACCATCAGGAGAGGAGCAGGGGCATCGGGGAAGAGTGGACCGGGCATTACCTCCTCATTCCAAGAATGACATGAAGTATTATGGCTTCAATAAGTATCAtccagaagagagaaggggaagggaaaattgTAAAAGAGACAGAGGAATGAATAGTCATGGCTTTCAAGATAGAAGATGTTCATCTCTTTCAAGCAACAGAAATAGCAAATACCCACACTCCAAGGAAGTCAGTGTTGCACACCAGTGGGAAAACACACCTTTCAAAGCAGAAAGACATAGAACTGaggacaggaggaaaagagaacgagaaaacaaagaagaaagtagaCATGTGAAAAGTGACAAAAAATCACCTCCAGAACACTTACAAAGGACTCATAAAGACACTAAGAAGAGCACTGCTGATGGAAAGAGACAGACTGAGCCCAAAAACAGTAAAGGTGCAGTCTCCAACAATGAGCTTTCTAAAGGGACAGACAATAAAGAATGTGCAACCAAAGTGGAGAATGGGCAAAATGAAGCAACAGGAAAGGACTTAAAGTTAAGCTTCATGGAAAAACTGAACTTAACTCTCTCTCCTGCTAAAAAGCAGCCTGCTTGTCAAGATAACCTGCATCAAATAACTGGAGTTCCCAAGCCCAGTGGCATGTGTGACTCACGGTCCCTGGAGAGTACTGAAACAGTGGCATGTCTTCCTTCTGTCAGTGAACATAATAGGGAAGAAACCAAATCAGAGTTACCAGAGCCAAAGGAGGCTCTTTCAGCAACATCTCAACTCAGGATCAGcattccagaaaacaaaatgaaggaagaaaataggtTATTTAAATCTGTTGAGAATACTGTGCCTTGTGAACTGCTTGCTTGTGGCACGGAAATTTCCTTCCCGGCACCTGTAGAAACTGAGCAAGCAAGATGCTTGTTCCAATCAAAGGAAGTGGAAGAGACATGTGGTGGTGCAAGGGCAGCTGCTTCAGTTGTGAAGCATGTATTACCAGAACATGCTTCTGAAGACTTCAGCCAAGAATTGGGCACCAAAAGACATGATGGTATAAATTCCTGTGATATTTCTGAAGGTGTGAAAACAAAGGTGATTCTTCCACCAAAAGCAGCTGCAGCCAGTGAGAGCCATCTGGAGCCTTTGGGTGAAGAACTTAGCATTTCACTAGTAAACTGTTCGGGAGACAATAATCCTAAACTTGAACCTTCTCTTGAAGAAAGATCTATAGTTGAGAATAAATCTTGTCCTTTGGAGCCTTGTTTACCTAAAGAGACTTTTGTACCTTCACTACAGAAGACGGAGTTGATTgaccacaaaatagaaactggagaATCAAACTCAGTATATCAAGATGATGATAACTCAGTTTTGAGCATTGACTTTAATAATCTGAGACCTATTCCAGAACCGATCAGCCCTCTGAGTAGTCCAGTGAGACCGGTATCCAAAGTCCTTAGCATGGAAAGTTCATGTGCGATTCCACTGTATAGTAGCAGTCATAAAG ATGAGTTTCCATCCAGTTCAACTCTTTCTACCTTCAAGAGTCAGTCTGAtctaaataaggaaaatgaaaaaccaGTTCCCAAATTTGACAGATGTTCAGAAGCAGGTTCTTATAAGAATTTGTCTTTAGATGAACTAGAAGAAGGCGAAATTAGAAGTGATGATGAAGAATCTGTAGCACAAAAACGCTTGGAAAAGAATGCAAGACCTAGAGCTTCTACTGAAGTGCAGCCTGGTAAAAGCAGCCCAGGACGCAGGAGAAGCACTGTGCATGTGCATAAGGACAATGGGAGGACAGCTGCAAAACTCCCTCGGGACCGAGTCACATGGCGTAAAAGAGCAAATGAATCTAGACCCTCAAACcctgaaaggaaaagtaaaacaatGAGCATCTCCAGCTTAGAAAAAATACTTCCGCTTATTCTTGCACCCTCTTCTGTATGGGAGGTTATGCATATGTTACGGTTGCTAGGAAAACATGTAaggaaaaattatatgaaattcaagATAAAATTTTCATTGACACAGTTTCATAGAATTATTGAATCCGCAATTTTGAGTTTCACATCGCTAATTAAATGCCTTGATTTGTCTAAGATCTGTAAGTCAGTAAGTTCTTTACAGAAGAGTCTTTGTGAAGTTATAGAGTCTAACCTTAAACAAGTGAAGAAGAATGGCATAGTTGACCGTTTATTTGAACAGCAGCAAacagatatgaaaaaaaaattgtggaagTTTGTAGATGAACAACTTGATTATTTGTTTGAAAAGCTTAAAAAAATCCTACTAAAGTTTTGTGACTCTGTAAACTTTGAAAATGACAATAATGAAGGAaaacttggaaaaaaatataaagagagaaCCCAACATTCAAAttgtcagaagaaaaaaatggataacaAAGAAATACGGAGAGAAAAAGTGCTAAAATCAGAAAAAACTGTGAATTTTAAATCTTCACTGGGATGtgaaaaatttgaagaaaaacatcaagcccaaaataaaaccaatactGGTATAGTAAAGCATGATGTAAAAAGAACTTTTAGCACTTGCACTGATAATACAAAGAACTCTGAATGTAAAGAGCAGTTTCTGGAAATGAACTGCCCGAACACCACCAGGCcaggaaaaaatgaaggaaatactgAGGAGGAGACACAGGCGGCACAGCATGCAGGCACTAAGTCAGAGCGGAGCTTTGAGATCCTTACTGAGCAGCAGGCATCCAGCCTTACTTTTAACTTAGTGAGTGATGCACAGATGGGTGAAATATTTAAGAGTTTGCTTCAAGGTTCTGATCTGTTGGACACAAGTGGCACTGAAAAAGCAGAGTGGGAATTAAAGACTCCGGAGAAACAGTTGCTAGAGAGCCTCAAGTGTGAATCTGCACCAACTTGTACAACAGAAGAGCTAGTTTCAGAGGGGGCTTCTCTTTGTCCAAAAGTGATCAGTGATGATAATTGGTCTTTATTATCTTCTGAAAAGGGTCCATCTCTATCTTCAGGGCTTTCACTGCCAGTTCATCCTGATGTATTAGATGAAAATTGTATGTTTGAAGTATCTTCTAACATTGCTTTAGGTAAAGATAATGTATACAGCTCAGAAAAGAGTAAGCCCTGCATCTCTTCCATACTCTTAGAAGATCTTGCGGTCTCTTTAACAGTACCGTCACCTCTGAAGTCAGatggccatttgagtttcttaAAGCCTGAAGTTTTGTCAACTTCAACTCCTGAAGAAGTTATTAGTGCACATTTTAGTGAGGATGCTTTGCTTGAGGAAGAGGATGCATCTGAACAGGACATTCATCTAGCTCTGGAGTCTGATAACTCAAGCAGTAAGTCAAGCTGTTCATCATGGACAAGTCGGTCTGTTGCTTCAGGCTTTCAGTACCACCCTAATCTTCCCATGCATGCTGTCATAATGGAAAAATCCAATGATCACTTCATTGTGAAAATACGGCGTGCAACACCATCTACCTCCCCTGGCCTTAAACATGGTATGGTAGCTGAGGAGTCATTGACATCTTTGCCTAGAACCAAAAAAGAAGCTGATTTGGCAGCAGAGAAAGAACCTATCCTGTTTCAGAGTACAGTTTTAAAACCTGTCAAGGACTTGGAAAATTCTGACAAAAATATTGATAAGAGCAAACCAACTCATGAAGAACAGAACTCTATACTACAAACACAGGTTCCAGATATATATGAATTTCTTAAAGATGCCTCAAATAAAGTGGTTCATTGTGATCAAGTGGTTGATGGTTGCTTCAAGTTGCATCAAGTATGGGAACCAAAAGTTTCTGAGAACCTTCAAGAATTGCCTTCAATGGAAAAAACTCCACACTCTGTTGATAATCATCTTCATGATACACACATAGATCTAACAAAAGATCCAGCCACTGAGACTAAAAGCTTGGGGGAGCTGATGGAAGTAACAGTTTTAAATATTGATCACTTGGAATGTTCTAAAACCAACTTAGATCAAGACGCAGAGCTAACATGTAGTTCTTTACAGCCCAATACTATAGATGCTTTTATTGATTTGACACATGATGCTTCACGTGAGAGTAAAAACGAAGGTAGTGAACCTGTGTTAGCTGTTGAAGATATGGGATGCCAGGTAATATGTATAGATGAGGATAGccacaaagaaggaaagatggaaagggCAAAAAGTCCTTTAGATTGTATTGTTGAAGAAACTTGTATTGATTTGACCTCAGAGTCTCATGGCTCCTGTGAAATAATGACACATACTTTAAAATTGGAGTCTCCATCAAAGTTGGATTGTTTAGAGTTGCCTGAAACTCTGGGTAATGgtcacaagaagagaaaaaacagtCCTGGTGAGAATCACTCttctcagaaaaaacaaagaaaggacatAGACTTAAGTAGTGAAAACACCCAGAGACTTAGTCCTAATTCTGATAGAAATAGTGATACTcacagaaagcaagccagcaagaaaaGAGAATCTGGAGTAAATGACACGTCCTTGTTGTCAGAGACCAACCCAGAGGTGAAGGGTTCAACAGCAGCACTTGCTACTTTTCCAGCAAGCCTTTCTGCAAAAAATGTTatcaaaaagaagggagaaattatAGTTTCATGGACAAG